The DNA region GTAAGTATGCAACAGGGTTACGCACAAATCGTGCCACTGCCTCAGGGTATTGGAAGGCCACAGGGAAGGACAGGCCTATCCTCCGCAAGGGCACCCATGTAGGGATGAGGAAGACTTTGGTGTTCTATCAAGGAAGGGCACCCAAAGGGAGAAAAACTGAGTGGGTCATGCATGAGTTTCGTATCGAAGGACCTCATGGACCTCCTAAAATTTCTTCTTCCAAGGTATACATAAAAAAAGCATTtagaagtttaatttttatgcatgaTGAATATCATTCGATTAAAAATCATccatcatataatttttaaaataattattataaaacttaatAATCTGATAGATATGATAGATTgtgattagataataatataaaaactgtTTATATActtatgatttaatttctctGTTTCTTAAACATATTTCAAATATAGACATTTATCCAAAGTATTTTATGATATGTTATGATAGCATAATATTCCGACGTGTATTGGACCAAAACGAGTTAGTAATGGGGGATTTGTTTTTCCATTAACCACTTTGAATGGTCAATATATATAGAATATTACTTTATAAATAGACTTTTGGTACTAGCCTTGTTTGGTTTCCTTTGCATGAATCAGGGAGGCAACTAGTGAtttgcaataaaaaatttaaggactTTTGACTTTATGGAATATGTTTTTGCTCTGTGCGGAAACTAAATTTGTCTCACCTGACTATTGGCTAAAATGTGACTACATAAGATATATTGGGTAGCTTACCTAAGAAGATCCTCtaagaattttttattgaatactaATGTAAGCCTATGAAAGCACCATTCTTCCAagtgtaaagtttttttttttctcctctaaaaaaaagtattttttcttGTGTCAAAAGCAGACATAACATATTTCTTAAATATAGAACCAGAGAGAGATAGTATATGCTATGTCAGCTCTTAACACAaacaaaaagtgtttttttgctTAACTTTTTGCttcatccaaatattaattGAGGACCTTAGCTTAAAATGTTTACACCTTGTGTACATGCAGGAAGATTGGGTTTTGTGTAGGGTGTTCTACAAAAACAGTGAAGTTTTAGCCAAACCTAGCATGGGTAGCTGCTATGAGGACACGGGATCTTCATCTCTTCCTGCGTTAATGGACTCTTACATAAGTTTTGACCAAACTCAAACCCATGCAgatgagtttgagcaagtgcCCTGCTTCTCCATTTTCTCTCAGAACCAAACAAACCCCATTTTCAACCACATGACCACTATGGAGCCTAAGTTCCCTCTCAACCATGCAACTACAACATATGGAGGAGCACCAAATTTGGGTTATTGCTTAGACCCTTTATCTTGTGACAGAAAAATGTTAAAAGCTGTTTTGAATCAAATCACAAAGATGGAAAGGAATCCACTTAACCAAAGTCTAAAAGGGTCACCAAGCTTAGGAGAAGGAAGTTCAGAGAGTTATTTATCTGAAGTGGGGATGCCCCACGTGTGGAATTACTGATGTGAGACTTTAGTACTTAAACCCTCTCCTCCACCTATGCCaccatgaaattttttttttaaaaaaaaaaacaagaaaaaaaaaaggtataagGGGGAAGATAAAATCAATCCATTGTTTTAAGTCATGGTGAGTACTTATGTTTTACCTGTGGTGTTTTAGCTATTAATGTATACCCATCCATGATGTGTCCCTATATATTAGGAAAATGGGActtgtaatttaaatttataaatatttgtagttaattttatttagtggatgatttttttttcttctttgttaaaTTAGATGTTGGATTGAGATGTTATGAAGATAATCAAATCTCTATCTTTATATTGAAGAAGTTTTCACGAGACAATCTTATTCTGTCATATTATAAGTTTACATTATTTAGGAAtcgaaataaattataatttataaacactttttatttaacctatcaagattttttataaagaataaaacTATAAAGGCTTATGAGAATAAAAACGAATAATACCTCGTATACATATACAGTGAGTTTAACAATACAATGAAGGGTCTTGATTACTCGTGAAGTTGCTAAGTCTAAGCTCTCTTTTCTCTTCACTTAAAGTAAACATTATTTTAGATGTGGTGAGCCTTACAACATCGgaataaattaatgttaataCACTAAATACTAGAAACGTATAATgtgtacaaaattttataatgctttgaaaaaaaaatgcatattttGTTGGAGTAGCTATCATATGTCATGTAAGCCACATTTTAATGgaccaaaatatattataattcttaTAGAAATCTTCTCCGCAACCACCACAATAATGGACTAGCTAGGGAAATTAATAAAGAGTAAGCtataaattttttgttcatATACTAAATCTTTGATGTAATTATCTGTTCAAAATAGTAGTATAGCGGAAATGAATCATAACATATTAGGTCAGGCTTTCATataatatgattaaataaaCTAATGTGCCAATCTGATGTAGTACACGGacgttttatatataatttaatcattcaGACGaacagaaaataattaaatttaaataatgaatTTCACGTTTGCTCATAgaatgttaatatatatttcttcttAGGTTCAGCAATGGAATCATAGAAGATATTTTCCTCAACCATAATATTGTCTTCTAATGTTTTAATCCCAAGTAATAGCGCTTCCTTTGAATGTTCTTAACTTTTTGTTTAGGTGAAAAAGTTTGTATTAAGTGCAATATCAAACACATTAAAACAAAGGAAAGTTAATCATCTTGAAACTGTCGTTTTCGTGGGGCTGATTAATTGGAAGAGACAATTAAAATGAGAGGAGACTAAATCACTATGACCTCAGCTTAAGGATTCGCTGACTTGTTtggtattttctttaaatttttttcctattcGTAGGGTTTTGATCTAATGCAAATATCCAATAAAGTAactcaatattttaattaagtcttttttactccttaaaatttttatatttttttcatatattttttttatttttaatctttacaaattatatttatttttccttataaCGCACACATGTATCTAATCTCTGAacaacttttatattattatagatATAGATTATAAGATGAAAAGTAACTATCTAAAACagcataagaataaaaataaagataaatataatttgttaggactaaaaaaaaaaaattaaattataaggactaaaaatatatttatatattaaaaaattacaaaatgcaaagagaaaaaaaaatacaggatGAAAAATGTTAGCATAGTAACATGTGTCTAATCTTTGTACAGTTTTTATATGATTATAGATATAGATTGTACttaaaatgcattaaaattGAACTTGTAGatttttaatttccattttgGTATACTGGTATTCACCTTGAATTACTAATTAAACACGCTTTGTATTAAAGTTTTTCCAAATAAGCAAAATTACTATAAGTTGTTAATtgcatataaattaatatacataATTGTATGTTCAACACCAGTTCAAAAGTGGGGAATATTCAAAGCAAAATCTAGAATTTTGGGCGATCCTCTTTAAATTAACCAAATTTTGGTTTGGTCACTTGAAGCTCATTAGGctaattacttaattataagACTCTTATTGAGctaaaatgttgtttcaaaCGTGACGATGTGTGAGAACTAAGAAGTGCCTATAAGTCGAATCTCTTGATTTACAATGTCACTTATTGACGGATGGCAATCATGATCACCCAATATTTTGAGCCTATAGGAGTTATCTAATACATTTTGAGGGCCATGTTTGAATGAGGCAAAGTGTTGGTTGAGGTTGTATAATGGATAATATGGCGTCATACCTACGTGACACTGGATCAGCATGTTTGCTTTATTTACTTATATAGACTGAGATTAACCTAGCAAGAACCCAGAACATCATATTcaacaatttaatataaataataatgtatcAATAACTAGAAAATGTTAACATACCGTATTCTtgacaaatacaaaaaattatatatcgtaatttataaattaatgaaagGATATATAATCAAAATCTACAAAGACAAAGGATAtactaataaaagaaattatataatgaataataatatgtaGTCAATTTCATTTCTAGATATCTACCATTCTCTTATGggtttaaatttatgtaatatGCTGATGCTCTTGTTATATGTAAGcattttaataaattgaataGTAGGTGTTTGATGTTGATATATGTTTGTGATTATTTCATAAGCATGAATCAAATGGACATATATAGTATTCGGATATCTAAGGTATTTGGGATCATGCGCTCGAGATTACAAAATGCCTCAGGGTAATGTACATATTACAAATGTTTATTAACTGTTCTCTACCCCATTCTCCCCTAAATATTCTGCAtcatataattttcttataaaaatttacaattaattcaATAATTGTCAGACTTTATCTACTTTCATatcttaaaatgatttttgtataACATTCACCTAATAAGCCCAAGAAAGGAATCAGCTGGTTGAGAATTTACAAAACGATCGAAAATAAAACTTAGATCCATGTAGTACTATATTTTTCgtgttatttttcaatttaaattggaACTTTATCCTGGTAGTTTTTGtaattactaaaaatataatttacattaaaGATCAATATAAGTTGCTGAAgtaaaactctaattttaattaaaaaatggtaCTAAAACACCTAAAAGTCTAATTCTggtttttttaaacaatatataagTACACCGATCGACATCGTATACCTTTTGAGGAAACTGGAAAGTATAGCTAGAAAGGAATTTCACACAACTGACATATCAACATAAACACATTCATATACTATATAgttattataattgataatttaacgaaattgaaaataacGATCATGTGCTTGTTTTACAAATGGTGTACGAGGAATGAAATAGGATAAGCGAAGAATTCAAGTACTATACAGTGTTATTTCGATAGTCAGATTTCTTAAAGTAGTTATTTATTACTGCCACCGACAATTTAGACTACTTGGTTATCACctttttagaataataataCCCAATCACCTCGACCATTAATATTTTCaagctataaataaataaactcaaGTCAATTAATCATGTTCCAAATTTCAAACAGTGTTAAGAAACAAGTGGATGGATAATGGATATTGAATGTGAGGTGAAAATGCAATAAAAGTGAAGGATCTCAAGTTTCTAGTTACGAACGCTGGAATGAGAAGATAGATACATAGGATTGCTTCCAAGGGTTTCATGTTCTAAATTAAAGCATGAGAATGCAAtgtcaggaaaaaaaatagttaattttcttaaaatttataaaatgcattacatgcatatatttatggtttttttacataaaatttttatctctttttattttaaagtaaaaataatattaagatgtgacaaaagaataaaaaagacaaaaagaagAGTATACATATATCGCAGCAAGATCATTAAAGGTGAGTTAGAAATTAATTGAAATCTGCAAAACAGTTATAAAAAGAATTACACTTATAATCAATTCGCgttataatttctttaattttctatttttctctctacACTCGCATTAGAGTCCGTACAAAATATAATTCTTATCTCCATGTACATCCCCCATATTTAGCGCAAGTGGATGAGTGTTAGGTACAAACCCCCTCTAAAGTGTATTATGTCTCATGAGTTGACATCAAATGCCTCATATATACataattcattataaaattcatc from Glycine soja cultivar W05 chromosome 8, ASM419377v2, whole genome shotgun sequence includes:
- the LOC114422134 gene encoding NAC domain-containing protein 21/22-like, whose translation is MSNISMVEAKLPPGFRFHPRDEELVCDYLMKKVQHNDSLLLIDVDLNKCEPWDIPETACVGGKEWYFYTQRDRKYATGLRTNRATASGYWKATGKDRPILRKGTHVGMRKTLVFYQGRAPKGRKTEWVMHEFRIEGPHGPPKISSSKEDWVLCRVFYKNSEVLAKPSMGSCYEDTGSSSLPALMDSYISFDQTQTHADEFEQVPCFSIFSQNQTNPIFNHMTTMEPKFPLNHATTTYGGAPNLGYCLDPLSCDRKMLKAVLNQITKMERNPLNQSLKGSPSLGEGSSESYLSEVGMPHVWNY